Sequence from the Thermocoleostomius sinensis A174 genome:
ATTCCTGCCTGGTTGCCGCCACGATTGCAACCAACCTAACCAATGTTCCAAAGCGCCGTCTGGTTTAAGATTGTCCGATGGCTCTAGCTGTTTGCTTAGCCCCACAGACAGCAGAATCTCGGCGGTTTGCCGGGCCCGCACCAGTGGACTGGTTTGAATTAAATCAACCTTGATCCCTAGCTCATGCAGTCGTTTGGCTACTCGTTTTGTGCGCCGAATGCCGTCATCAGTGAGAGGGCGATCGTCATCATTGGCATACTCGCCGCGTTCACCTGCCAATCCATGTCGAATCATATAGAGTTCCATTTTTACCTTTATGAGAGGGTGTTTTATCGTTACGCTAATGATTAGAGTCAGTCGGTTGATCAGCAGATAGATTGAGCCAAATAGTATGACCACAACCCCAAAGAAGCTGCTTAGCAATCGATGACATTCTATTCAAGCTTGATTTTGTTTTTGATTGCAATTTTTTTACGTTGTTTTTTAATTTGA
This genomic interval carries:
- the sixA gene encoding phosphohistidine phosphatase SixA; translation: MIRHGLAGERGEYANDDDRPLTDDGIRRTKRVAKRLHELGIKVDLIQTSPLVRARQTAEILLSVGLSKQLEPSDNLKPDGALEHWLGWLQSWRQPGRNSLAIVGHEPDLGTWTEQLVWGEARQNLVVKKAGVIGLLLPDDAPVGHSQLFWLTPPRLLLD